In Deltaproteobacteria bacterium, the genomic stretch CGGACACGACCAGCGCGACGCACACGAACACGATCGACCACTTCATCGAAGGCCTCCCGTCCGCGCGGCATGTTTCGGCGTTCCAATTCATACCGGTTTTGAAGCCGCGTGTCATGATCCGCCCTGCAGCGCCTTGATCCACTCGGGGACCAGTTCGTTCTTCTGACGTTTCGACTGCGCGTACTGCCAATACTTCTGATAATTCACGAGCGCCTGCGCCTTGTCGCCCAGATCCTGCTCGTAGAGCACCGCGAGATTGAGGTAGGCCTCGGCGAGGCCCGGGTCGCGCGCGATGGCCGTCTCCAGCGCCTTCTTGGCTTCCTTCGGCTGGCCGTTTGCCCGCAGCGCCGCTCCGAGATTCGCCTGCGCGACCGCGTTGTAGGGATCGGCGGCCACCGCGCTTTGCAGTGTGCCGAGCGCCTGCGTCGCCTGATTCAGACGAAGCTGGATCGCGCCGAGGTTCGCGAGCGCCGCGCCGTTGGACGGATCGACGCTGACCGCCTTCTGGAAGGCGTTGCGCGCCTCGCCCCACTCTTCGAGGGTCACGTAATAGCGCCCGAGATTATTGTGCAGCGCGGCGTTGTCGGGGGCGATCTTGAGCGTGTTCGTCAAAATCGTGACCGCCATGCCGACCTTGCCGCGCCTCGCGTAACATTCCGCGAGATTGATGTGCGCGTCGGCGAAGGAGACGTCCTTCGCGATGACTTCGCGGAACTCGCGTTCCGCATCGTCGGAACGATTCATCGCCAGATAGACCGCGCCGAGGTTGTTGCGCGCCGTCAGATCGTCGGGATTTTTCGCGATCGCGGCCTGGAAGACCGAGATCGCCTGACCGCCGCGCCCCGATGCCGCGAGCGCGGACCCGAGGCCCGCCTGCGCCTTGGGGTCATCGGGCCGCGTGACCATGTAGCGGCGGAACGCCTCCTCGGCCTCGGTGTATCGCCCGAGGCGATGCAGCGAAACGCCGAGATTGAACCACGCGTCGAGGTTGCCCGCGTTGGCTTGCGTGGCGAGCCGGAAGCGCTCCTCGGCCCGGACGATGTTGCCTTTTTTCACCCACGAAACGCCCTGGTTGTAGAGCACGACATCCGCTCCGGGGCCGGTGGGAACGGGCTCGGAGGGCTCGCCGCCGCCGCTCTTGGTCGATCCCGAATCGGACTTCGTGCTTCCGGCGCAGCCGGCGACAACGCCCAGCGCGACGAGGACCGCGAGAACCAGGAGGAGTTTTTTCATTTGGCGCCTCCCGGCGGGGGCGCCGTCGGCATCGGCATCGTCTCGGTGTTGAAAACGCCGCCCGCGTACGACGGCACGGTGCCGAAAACCGATTCCTCGAATTTCAGGGCCGACACCTTCGACTTGTAGAACGGCAGCATCGCCGCGCTCTGGTCGATCCACTTGTTGCGCACGCGCTCGCTGTTGCCTTTTTCGACGTTCTTCTCGAAGGCTTCCTGCGCCTTGGCCTTGATGGGGAAGGCGATGTCCTCGAGTTTGATGACGTATTCGTCTTCCTGTTCGGGGGACAGACCCTCGGGAATGGGGGCTTTGAAGAGCGATTCCGAAAACTCCCGATTGAGCATGCCCGTCATGTGCAGGGCCGCCGTGAACCACTCGAAGTCGCCGAAATTGGCCACTTCCTCGTACGCGGTCTTGAGCGTTTTGTAGGTCTCGGATTTCTGCTTGAGAACGCTCGCGTCCGTCGCCACATTGCCGGTGAATTTGAGCGCGACGTACGAATCCCAGATGGGCTGGGCGAGGTAGAACCGCGCCAGCGCGGCGTATTTCTTCGATTCGGGGGCATTGGCGCCGAAGCGTTGATAGATGCCGACGGCGAGGTTGAGATTTCGCTGCGCCTCGGCGGAATCCCCGCGGTTCTGGGCACGCATTCCGACCTTGGCGTACGCCTCGACGAGCCGCGTGGGGTCGTTGGTGAAGCGCTCGGTGTAGCGCCGATAGACCTGCTCGGCGGACGCGTCGTCGTTCATGGTTTCATAGGTCTTCGCCATGAGGAAATACAGTTCGCCGGCGTCGGCGGCGGTGGCGTACTTGGCGGCATAGTTGCCGGCGAGCTGCTCGGCGCGGCCGAAGTCGTGATCCTTGAGAGCGAGCAGGGCCGCGTTGTAGAGCGCGTTCTGCGCGTCCTTGTGGTCGGGGAAAAGCGAGCTGAAGCGCTCGTACGACTGCTGCGCCTGTGCGAATTCCCCGAGCCGTTCGTAGTTGTACGCCGCGTGGAACAGGTCGTCCTGCGCGTACTGGTATTTCGGATACTCCTCGGCGACCTTGGTGAGGTAGCGGTTGGCCTCGGCCAGATTATTCATCTTGGTTTCGAGGAGCACCGCC encodes the following:
- a CDS encoding tetratricopeptide repeat protein is translated as MKKLLLVLAVLVALGVVAGCAGSTKSDSGSTKSGGGEPSEPVPTGPGADVVLYNQGVSWVKKGNIVRAEERFRLATQANAGNLDAWFNLGVSLHRLGRYTEAEEAFRRYMVTRPDDPKAQAGLGSALAASGRGGQAISVFQAAIAKNPDDLTARNNLGAVYLAMNRSDDAEREFREVIAKDVSFADAHINLAECYARRGKVGMAVTILTNTLKIAPDNAALHNNLGRYYVTLEEWGEARNAFQKAVSVDPSNGAALANLGAIQLRLNQATQALGTLQSAVAADPYNAVAQANLGAALRANGQPKEAKKALETAIARDPGLAEAYLNLAVLYEQDLGDKAQALVNYQKYWQYAQSKRQKNELVPEWIKALQGGS